The Heliorestis convoluta genome includes the window GCCTGACACTTTGATCATTAACACAACCAAAGGATTAGAACCTAAGACGTTTCGTCGTCCCAGCCAAATATACAAAGATACTTTGCCTGCAGAGCTTTATCAGAGAATGGTAGTTTTGTCGGGGCCGAGTCACGCCGAAGAAGTCGCAAGAGACATTCCCACAACAGTGGTTATCTCCGCAGAAAATCGGGCTACAGCAGAAGAAGCTCAAGACTTACTGATGCGCTCTCGTTTTCGCGTCTACACCAATCCTGACCTAGCTGGTGTAGAATTAGGCGGTGCTTTGAAAAATATCATTGCTTTATCTTGTGGTGTTGCAGAAGGGCTTGGTTTTGGAGATAATACCAAAGCAGCCCTTGTCACGCGAGGTCTGGCCGAGATAACTCGACTGGGCGTTGAAATGGGTGCCAATGGTGCAACTTTTTCGGGTCTTTCTGGCTTAGGCGATTTGGTTGTAACTTGTACGAGCAAGCATTCCCGAAATATGCGTTTTGGTATTTTATTAGGCAAGGGCAAATCTTGTCACGATGCTTTGAATCAGATTGGACAAACTGTAGAAGGCATTCGTACGGCAGAAGCAGCTTATCAATTGTGCCAGCAGAAAAATATTGAAATGCCAATTACAACGGAATGCTATAAAGTGCTTTTCGAAGGCCTCTCTCCTTCTGAAGCCGTAGAAAACTTAATGGGACGAGACAAGACTTATGAAGTTGAAGAAGGCGTCAAAGACTGGTGTTAACACCAGTCTTTCTTATTTTCAAGCATATCTCCATGAACGGATACATAACCATTGAAAGGGCCTATAAGAAAAAATCCTGCTCCAGCAAAAGCTTGTTGTCATAGACCTGTCCAAAAGAACATATACATTTTAGCGTTAAGGCCTGTCAACGGAATTATAGGGGGACTATCCCTACCCGGCGGCCAGGGCAGGAAACCAAAACCGATAAGGAGGGAGAAGGCCGATGGAAAAGCTTGACATATTTCGAGACATTAGCGATCGTACTGGTGGCGATATCTATATCGGGGTGGTAGGCCCGGTCCGCACGGGTAAGTCCACCTTTATCAAACGATTTATGGAGCACCTTGTCTTACCAAATATCAAAAACATACATGATAAAGAGAGAGCTCGTGACGAGCTGCCTCAATCCGGTGCCGGTCGTACCATTACGACGACAGAACCTAAGTTCATACCCAATGAGGCCGTAGAAATTGGTGTTAAAAGCGGTATAAAAATGCGTGTACGCATGGTTGACTGTGTCGGCTATACTGTTGAAGGGGCTCTAGGCTATGAAGAAGAAGAAGGGCCTCGTATGGTGATGACACCATGGTCTGAGAACGAAATGCCTTTCCAAGATGCAGCAGAGATGGGAACAAGGAAAGTCATTGCCGATCACTCTACCATTGGTGTTGTAATGACAACGGATGGATCCATCAGTGATATACCGAGAGAAGCCTATGTGGAAGCAGAAGAAAGAGTCATTGAAGAGCTTAAAGAATTACAAAAACCTTACATTATCATTCTAAACTCCTTGCATCCCCATGCCAAAGAAACTGTTGAAATGGCCTATACCCTAGAAAGCTACTATCAAGTTCCTGTACTACCTCTAAATGTAGCTACATTAACGCAAGATGATATTCTTAAAATACTAGAAGAAGCACTTTATGAGTTTCCTGTCACAGAAGTGAATATC containing:
- a CDS encoding NAD(P)H-dependent glycerol-3-phosphate dehydrogenase; protein product: MKKVAVLGAGSWGTALGRLLAQSNQQVQIWARRPELAKEINSYRENRRYLPGVLLPARVRACSDIDEVLNNASTLVIAVPSSALQETLEKLEGKITPDTLIINTTKGLEPKTFRRPSQIYKDTLPAELYQRMVVLSGPSHAEEVARDIPTTVVISAENRATAEEAQDLLMRSRFRVYTNPDLAGVELGGALKNIIALSCGVAEGLGFGDNTKAALVTRGLAEITRLGVEMGANGATFSGLSGLGDLVVTCTSKHSRNMRFGILLGKGKSCHDALNQIGQTVEGIRTAEAAYQLCQQKNIEMPITTECYKVLFEGLSPSEAVENLMGRDKTYEVEEGVKDWC